The region GAAGAAGAGgataatattagtttaaatagtaTACCAATAGGAATTAAAACTgttcaaattcttatattttcTACTGAACCTAGTAATAATTCTAAAAAAGCTAGAATGGAAGAAATTCAAAGTTCAACAATTGATAAAAAGTCAAAAGTTGGAATAAATATCAAAGTTACATTTcagtttagaaaatataaaaaatattctctAAATGCCTTGATTGATACTGGAGCTACAATCTGTAGTTGCAGAAAGAATGCAATTCCTGTAGAAAAATGGGAATTAATGAGAAAACCTATAATAATAAAGGGTATTGATGGTAATAAAACCATAATTAATTATAAAGCAAAAAATATACCAATCTACATAAACAAGGTTAGATTTGTAATTCTTAAAATAGTATGTTTTTTCTAATATGCAGGGAGATATattattagaaaataattttatacttagattatattaaaatattttattttaatatttgaatttgattttatacgaaatgtaaattatattattaattattaagttatggGTAAGTTTTTGCTTTGGCCACTTAATTGAAAAATGTTACAGTTTGGTCACTGAACTACATTAATCGAAAGCTGTCTTTCCCCTTCTTTTCTACAGTTaagtttttttcatgaaacaattttaGATGTTATATATGAATCcgcgaaccaaaattcaaatagtttTTTTCTCTAATCTCTAACACTGAACGTCAGATGGATTTAGATCTAAAGTATATTCTTTTACTCGTCGATGGATACTGATTCGTCGTACTGATCATCGAATCGTTGCTTTGAACTTGCTagcaaaatttttttctaaaaaaaaaaaacctagtgacatacatttttttttgaatatatagttcagtgatttaaatgaaaactttcgaatagttcaatgatcaaattgtaattttttagttaagtggccaaaacaaaaacttactcATAGTTTAGTGAttaatggtgtagtttacccttataaAAAATGTCTACAACTCTTATTTAGAGGTTTTTATAGGTCATGTCCATACATATTGTATCAATATCATATATAGTTATCCAAATTCGACCCTACTTGAAATATAAGACTCAAATTTTGTTCAAGCTTATATTTGTAAATGCTAACTTAAGTCCATTTAAGGTGATCCatgttaactttttatttttaaaatataattattctatttaatatttagtaattatatatatcttttattattattttatattttttattaaaattttaaatataaacaatttaacatatatatttttaatgtttacattatagtttagtatatttaatttttatacgatataaattacaatatataaaagaaaaaaaacctatTACAAACTTAGGCCAAGTCGAGTTTTAGCTTTGAATTTTAGAGTTTGAGCTTGACCTATATTTTAAACATGCTTTTTTTTCTCAAACTCAATTTTCGTCTCTAATATTTCTATTCAAAGTCTCCTTAATTTCAGGTAGATCTTCGGGTTTGGGTGGGTAACCTTCCTCTtcctgaaatattaaataattttactagatattataaaatcatataaaaatagttaaaatgttATAAAGTGTTATAAAAACATAGCTTAAACAATTATCAACTGTTGTTTATCCTATGACCCCCATTCACACATATACTAACATTTATATTCATGGATAAggtatatgaatgtgattggagTTTGATCGACTTATCTACTCCAACTCCAGTGCTCTAATTTCACACATATACTAACATTCATATTCATAGATAAGGTCTTCCACGACCTTAGTTTTTACAGCATTgttctatatataaatataaaacatgtcTCTCCATCCAATAATATTAACTCATGATGAAAAGAAGCCTCCTTTCATTACCACTAATCTCAATTAATCTTCATGTTGTAGCCTGTAAAAGAAGCCTCCATTTTCTTCTAGTCTCACAAGTTCTCTAtaacatacacacatatatatagtaCAATGGTTAATTTGAATGGATGGGAAGTGGGAATCAATTACAGGCCTCTCTGAACTCCAAACCTGAAAGGAAGGTACGGCTGCCAATTCATGAGTGCCCCTGGATGCGTACATTATATGATGTTGATCAAGATTTTCATTAAAGAGGGAATTGTAATGGCAGATCAACAACTATATGTTGCAACACATGAAGCAAAACTTGTTCATTAGTGAGATaaacaaatgaagaagatggTGGCTTTACGAAAGAAGGTCGGGTGAAGGTTCATAACTTGCAATTCTTCTGTTGCTGTTATTATCAAAGAAGGACAGAGAACAAGAAGCAAAAACATGCAGCTAAGAAGCATGAAACAATCTGCTTATTCATTCAACTACAAAAGCAATACATTTAAAGTCAGTTGCTTCACCAAATGCTTTACTACTCCCACTAACTATATTGAAACCAACAAAACATTGCTTACACACATGAATAAGCTGACTAATCAACTCTATCAACACCTAAACATATAGAAAAACATGAACAACAAAGTTCATTCTTAACTAAATTACATAACAAAAGAACTAAACAAGTTTGCCATGCAACTCGACAGGGCCAGCATGCACCAAAGCTTCAGCTGCATCTCGCCACCTACGAAGTCATTTTGCAGTTCGCCACTTCGTggttgttaacattaatgggagacaacattaatggcaaacaatacaaagtggtgcaagtttagcaccctaaagttgactttgaaaaagtggcatgggataattttttttggtccttgagataatgggctatttattgtttggtccttaaacctcaactataaataggccttctcatttctcatttcaattcatcccaaccaatctttctctcttagttttctctcttctcccatttgagaattcttaaggaattctatttgtttgtaatactttggagatagtaaagttatcatctggtgttagtgcccgaggacgtaggtataatttaccgaacctcgttaaaactcttgtgttctttcttgtcctatttttctttcaatatttgagggtataatagtagtatttaattgtgctattaaattactatagaagggatattctgtctaaggaaagacttggtatttaagagatccatgtgatccacctctctttcctgggaattgaactttgtgtgattttttagtacaataatttacacgcttccgaccctattggaacaacagtgGTGTCATCTCGCAGCTCTCCACTTCGCAGAGACATCTCGTAGTTCTCCACTTGTGGAGACAGCTCGCACTTCACTACTTCGCGGTGTCAACTCGCACTTTGACATGTGCTTGAGCTGTTGCTTGGTTAGCCAACTTGTAATAGCTTTCTATTTGGAAATCCCACCAATAATATTGTTATCGGAAAAACCTAAAACCCACAAATGTGATGTTCGAAAAAAAATCTCCTAGTGAACCACACATCTTTTactcattttaaaataaaataaaataaaataaaataaaacaatcaaGTTAACCAAGTTTTAATTGTTCCACTAAAGTCTATCCCATTTTAGACTTTTAGTGCAATTTACATATTTTCTTTtgtagaagaaagaaagaagagacaAGACATTGTTTTCTTGGGAACCAAGTCTTAATTATATCCCAATTTCATTGTCCATActttatattttgttaatgaaATTATTGTCTGAAACAAAGAATACGTAAAAGTACAATTGTGGATTTGGAATTTAAGGATTCATGCTAAAGTGATCAGAAAGTTATGAGAATTCAACATCCTTTGGACTCCAACATTGTTTCATTAAATCgaacaaatttattatttcaatcttataatttataattacttGTGAAATTTGACTTGCAAATCATATTTAAACTCCTTCATAACAACTACAATTTTGcatcaaaattcatatttaatatttgccTAAAAGTCTAAGTTTATGCTGTACTTAAAACATAACTACACAACACTCACAaatataaatttagaaattatgATCAACACTCGCTCTCAAGGAACTGAACATGCTGAATCTTTCCATCCAATTCAATCTTGAGTTCCAATGCCACTATcacaaattacaaaaatagaaaaaaataaacattttttaaactaaaatattagCTTAAGAAAGATGAAACTTAAGAAATACTTGTTAGAAAAGAAACTCACCTAAGCGATGTTGGATGCAGAGCTAGTTtcttcttgctctgtttcttcgTATCCACCTCGTGAAATTGTATTGCCAGTCTCTCTCCACCTTTGTAACAAACCACCATGGTCTTCCGGTTGTGAATACAATGTAACCCAAGCTCAGTCCTACCACCACTCCACTTCCATACCCCATCAATATAACTTGCCAAAAGAAGGGTATTTCAGAACCTTTATGTTCCACCACCAATGGTGAAGGCGGTTCGGCCCCCCCATGGTTGACGCACTGCTTGGACAATGGTAATCCACACAATCCCAAGTTACCGCTGTAGGAATCATTATCAAAGGTACCAAATTGATTGCCATGAGGAATTGGTCCAACAAGATTGTTGTTTGAAAGattcaaaacttcaagaaatGTTAGACTTGTCATTTCAGAAGGAATCCTACCGTCAAGCTTATTTGATGAAAGATCTAATGATTCAAGTGCTACCAAATTTCCAAACGATGCTGGGATAGGACCGGTGATGTTGTTATGAGAGAAGTTGAGCATTTGCAGGGAAATAAGTTGCCCGACGTCCTTCGGAATTTTTCCACAGAATTGGTTGTTTGACAAGTCCATAGATACGAAAATGGCCACAGTCTTCGTCAATTCCATCTCCAATCTTTTCGTTGTTACATTCACAGGAATTTCATAAATATCACTGCCAAATCTACTTCCCCTAAATTTGAAAGCTATGGAGTATAACCACTCTTTAGGTTTATCTTTCATTGCTCTCAAATTTTGAAAGAGTTTCATCGGCAATGTGCCCGTGAAGTCATTTTCAGAGAGATCAATTATTCGCAATGCAGAAAAGTTAGATGAAGCTACAGAATGAGGCAGTGGTCCATAAAATCTATTAAATCTCAGGATAATAACTTGCAGACTTGGAAGTGAAACTAACCAACATGGAAATCTATCTGTTAACTTGTTATTCCCTAAATTTAAAACTTCCAATGAAATAGAATTAGCCAAAGATGACGGCACTAATCCTTCCAATTGATTGTCGTTGAGTAAAAGATGACTCAACTCACTATTATTCACAAAAGAGTCAGGGATCTTGCCAAAGAAGTTGTTCATTTGCAAATCCAAGAAAGTGAGATGGCTAAAATTTCCAAGACAATCAGGAATAGTTCCACTCAAGCTGTTTTTGGACAAGTCCAGAACATCAAGTGAACTCAAATTGCAAATAGAAGGGATGTTTCCTGTCAAATTATTCTCTGAAATGATGAACACTTCCAACTCCTTTAAAATTGGAATTTGAGAATTCAAGCAAGTTGAGAGAATTGGTCCTTGAAGCAAGTTGGATTGAAGGTTGAGCATTCTCAAATTGTTCCCCGGAAATTGCTCCAAAGCAGTCAAAAAGTTATGAGAAAGGTCCAAAAATAGCAATCGTTCCCACCCTTCAGCTTCCCATTTGGAAATTCCCCCAGAAATCATGTTATTTGAAAGATATAAATATTGCAAGTTCGATGTTTGAAAGAAACTCGGGAACTGCCTTACGCTACAATCAGAGAAGCTCACAGTTGTAAGCTGGGGGAAAGAATAGTTCACATCATTGCTTCTTGTGCTTAATGATAATAATCTATTACTTGAAACATCAAGAACTTCAAGACTCATGAGTTTTGAAAGCATATCTGACTTGATCACACCACTCAAGTTGTTTGATGACAAATCAAGCTCACGAAGGTTCACAAGATCAAAAATGGAATACGGTATGGGACCACTCAAGTTGTTTGATGACAAATCAAGCTCAGTAAGGTTCACAAGATAAAAAATGGAATACGGTATGGGACCACTCAAGTTGTTTGATGACAAATCAAGCTCAGTAAGGTTCACAAGATAAAAAATGGAATACGGTATTGGACCACCAATGTCATTATAACTCAAATCAACATGTTGGACAAAACCAGGCTTCTGAATTTGGTCAATAGGACCAATTAGTTTATTATAACCGAGGTCCAATTGTAGAAGAGATGGCAAAGTAAACAGCCAAGATGGTACTCCACCACTTATAGAGTTATTATTTAACAGAAGGTCCTCTAGAAATTGAAGCTCATTAACATGATTTGGAAAGGGACCTTCCAAGTGATTACTTCGCAAATCCAAATGGGTAATTTTTGTGAGGTTGAAGATACTTCTTGGAAGTGGACCACTCAAATTGCAATAAGGAAAGCTCAAAGAAGTTAGTTTTCTAAGGCTTCCAAAAACATCTGGAATCTGTCCTTCAAGCGAATTTCCAGATAAATCAACGGCAATGATTTGAGTGAGATTTCCAAATAATGTTGGGATTGACCCCCTAAAATCACATGAGGAAAGGTCCAACAACTCAAGGCTACTACTCCAATTTGTTTTAGGGAGATAACCTGTGAGATTGAAATTCCCATTTAAACCTAAAACTTTGAGGTTCGGAAGCTGAAAAACTTGAGATGGAAATTCCCCGTGTAATTCACAAGCTTCGAGACTCAAATGTTCAAGTGATGAAGACAAGTTTAGAAAGGAAGTAAGTTCAACATCAGACATATCTACAGTGTCAAGCACAAGGTTTCTTAATTTGGTCAAGTTTCTTGCAAGCATGTCGAAACCTTCGCCATCAAATCTCAAATATGATTCAACATCATCAAAGATCCCATTAA is a window of Gossypium hirsutum isolate 1008001.06 chromosome D08, Gossypium_hirsutum_v2.1, whole genome shotgun sequence DNA encoding:
- the LOC121220185 gene encoding receptor-like protein 9DC3, giving the protein MGSLCLVLVVLQLSWTLSSSVPPPSSHVCLPHERDALLHSKTTISVDCDLNSGSYNKDPYPRIDIESWNKSTDCCSWEGVKCDNVAGHVIGIDLSHSCLVGSLFANNSLFQLHNLQWLDLSSNNLRGSLLENTSSLFHFHGLRRLNLAGNSFNGTISSKLFSQLVSLTHLNLSFNGIFDDVESYLRFDGEGFDMLARNLTKLRNLVLDTVDMSDVELTSFLNLSSSLEHLSLEACELHGEFPSQVFQLPNLKVLGLNGNFNLTGYLPKTNWSSSLELLDLSSCDFRGSIPTLFGNLTQIIAVDLSGNSLEGQIPDVFGSLRKLTSLSFPYCNLSGPLPRSIFNLTKITHLDLRSNHLEGPFPNHVNELQFLEDLLLNNNSISGGVPSWLFTLPSLLQLDLGYNKLIGPIDQIQKPGFVQHVDLSYNDIGGPIPYSIFYLVNLTELDLSSNNLSGPIPYSIFYLVNLTELDLSSNNLSGPIPYSIFDLVNLRELDLSSNNLSGVIKSDMLSKLMSLEVLDVSSNRLLSLSTRSNDVNYSFPQLTTVSFSDCSVRQFPSFFQTSNLQYLYLSNNMISGGISKWEAEGWERLLFLDLSHNFLTALEQFPGNNLRMLNLQSNLLQGPILSTCLNSQIPILKELEVFIISENNLTGNIPSICNLSSLDVLDLSKNSLSGTIPDCLGNFSHLTFLDLQMNNFFGKIPDSFVNNSELSHLLLNDNQLEGLVPSSLANSISLEVLNLGNNKLTDRFPCWLVSLPSLQVIILRFNRFYGPLPHSVASSNFSALRIIDLSENDFTGTLPMKLFQNLRAMKDKPKEWLYSIAFKFRGSRFGSDIYEIPVNVTTKRLEMELTKTVAIFVSMDLSNNQFCGKIPKDVGQLISLQMLNFSHNNITGPIPASFGNLVALESLDLSSNKLDGRIPSEMTSLTFLEVLNLSNNNLVGPIPHGNQFGTFDNDSYSGNLGLCGLPLSKQCVNHGGAEPPSPLVVEHKGSEIPFFWQVILMGYGSGVVVGLSLGYIVFTTGRPWWFVTKVERDWQYNFTRWIRRNRARRN